Proteins found in one Fusarium keratoplasticum isolate Fu6.1 chromosome 12, whole genome shotgun sequence genomic segment:
- a CDS encoding NB-ARC domain-containing protein, translated as MTKVRDIGFTCLGTSKGSYRFNVIFVHGLRGHPKRTWGRGSDETSQTPTATASGSRDRSFKSLFRRSRPSPDTTPDIELQKPFWPDEFLAQDLREARVWTYGYNANVIEGLFQASNQNSVSQHGRDLAARLERDVDNEDPIVFVVHSLGGIVVKDAIRRSEACRSRTKFIIFLGTPHRGSQYAGWGVIASNLASCALQNANKKVVQTLEVNSEVLDNIHEEFVKIVLETGLKIHSFQEGRGLSGVKGFSGKVVDDFSSKFDLPPTIQTVESIDADHSRMTKFSDKDDPGYCAVLGVLRQFVRSGPEPKTEQQVEARVEATTVTPAVEVDPRTSASTFFHVPFSINRQFVGRTEVLQELQSKLFDGDEFQRVALAGLGGIGKTQIAMQIAFWVRQHKPDYSVFWLPALSNASIDQACAEFMARHGNQQGNSTSPRESFRQHLSPPGVGKWLLIVDNADDMDLLFPPGAVTQHVDNWLPRSDQGRILFTSRSSKLAFRVISDPQCVIKLSEMGLGEAKDYLRKSLYHQDSLQDDKAVVELLDNLDYLPLAIKQATAYMNENDLTIAEYLEVLQNTEDDMVELLRSEFRDDTRYMQSEQCQNAVATTWVISFRQIREVDPFAAHLLSFMACIEPKAISQSVLPQRGTKQQLTSSIGTLCSYGFLSKYAGGQMLEMHRLVHLATRTWTKSERIMERTSRFSAAHFDRVFPNGNWEDRELWQQYLPHALVIVRELEEDAPPNYPYRLIHCVARCLCHDGRYREALGILKRSATIEEQQFPDNYMHRSELAVAYMNTLQPREVIRLSEPLIQHPMRTLPENNFDLLQMQYSLGSAYHIVGDLKKAAQLLEHVVKLQSELLPEEHQGRLQSVIELGLVYQGNGRGEESIRLFESVLTVARRSFDEDHPLTLRAQHDLALTYRNEGRTQEALDLIKHVVRIRQRTLSEHHPDRLASEGELARLYLTSGEIDEATRMLETLKVRGDAALPSGHVSRLLINQLLAEAYIAKRRVPDAIHLLEETMSLSDEIMGANKSVQMDAEWLLAKTYFNRGQPGKAAELFRHLMETWKETYALGDLKLLRCKWELAWAYRANGQTDKAVQELEELADTEEEFRPEDTLIRLRTKRALGQAYLDNGQWMEAVDVLERVAATSARVNDPRLRLADIYEELSIAYGASGRLDEAVCVDLLG; from the exons ATGACCAAGGTCCGTGACATCGGATTCACCTGTTTGGGCACCAGCAAGGGATCGTATCGCTTCAA CGTCATTTTCGTGCACGGCCTACGGGGCCACCCGAAGCGAACCTGGGGAAGAGGCTCAGACGAGACGTCCCAGACTCCGACAGCGACGGCGAGCGGTTCCCGTGATCGGTCCTTCAAGTCACTCTTCCGAAGAAGTCGACCGAGCCCCGATACAACGCCAGATATCGAACTGCAGAAGCCTTTCTGGCCTGACGAATTCCTGGCCCAGGATTTACGCGAAGCGAGAGTGTGGACGTACGGATACAATGCGAATGTGATCGAGGGTTTGTTCCAGGCAAGCAATCAGAACAGCGTTTCGCAACACGGGCGGGATCTTGCAGCCCGGTTGGAGCGGGACGTTGATAATGAG GATCCCATTGTCTTTGTGGTCCACAGTCTAGGTGGAATCGTTGTTAAAGAT GCAATCCGCAGATCCGAGGCCTGTCGCTCGAGAACAAAGTTCATCATCTTTCTTGGAACTCCCCATCGTGGAAGCCAATATGCCGGATGGGGTGTGATTGCATCCAATCTCGCTAGCTGCGCATTGCAAAACGCAAACAAGAAGGTCGTCCAAACGCTGGAAGTAAACAGCGAGGTCCTCGACAACATCCATGAAGAATTCGTCAAGATCGTGCTCGAAACCGGCCTCAAGATCCACTCGTTCCAAGAGGGGCGAGGGCTATCGGGTGTCAAGGGCTTTAGTGGAAAG GTTGTTGACGACTTCTCTTCCAAATTCGACCTTCCACCCACAATACAGACGGTTGAGAGCATTGATGCGGACCACAGCCGCATGACCAAGTTTTCTGATAAGGATGACCCTGGTTATTGCGCTGTTTTGGGCGTCCTCAGACAGTTTGTGCGGTCAGGCCCTGAACCGAAGACCGAGCAACAGGTGGAGGCCAGGGTTGAGGCAACGACTGTGACGCCGGCAGTTGAGGTGGACCCAAGGACAAGCG CCTCAACTTTCTTCCATGTTCCGTTCTCCATTAACCGCCAGTTTGTCGGACGTACAGAGGTGCTCCAAGAGCTCCAGAGCAAACTTTTTGATGGCGACGAATTCCAAAGAGTCGCACTCGCCGGCCTTGGAGGCATCGGAAAGACCCAGATTGCCATGCAGATTGCCTTCTGGGTCAGACAACACAAGCCCGATTACTCTGTGTTTTGGCTGCCCGCACTGAGTAATGCCAGCATTGATCAGGCGTGTGCAGAGTTCATGGCGAGGCATGGCAACCAACAAGGAAACTCGACCAGCCCGAGAGAATCGTTTAGGCAGCACTTGAGCCCACCTGGTGTCGGGAAGTGGCTACTCATTGTCGATAATGCCGACGATATGGACCTTCTGTTTCCCCCAGGAGCGGTTACCCAGCATGTGGACAActggctgccaagaagcgacCAAGGGCGTATCCTCTTCACATCAAGATCGTCAAAACTCGCCTTCAGAGTGATCTCTGACCCACAGTGCGTAATCAAGCTATCAGAGATGGGCTTGGGCGAAGCAAAGGATTACTTGAGGAAATCACTCTACCATCAAGATTCTCTCCAAGATGACAAAGCCGTGGTTGAACTCCTCGACAATCTGGATTACCTGCCACTGGCCATCAAGCAGGCGACAGCTTACATGAACGAGAACGACCTGACAATTGCAGAATACCTCGAGGTTCTGCAAAATACTGAAGACGACATGGTTGAGTTGCTACGTAGCGAGTTTCGCGATGATACGAGGTACATGCAGAGCGAACAGTGTCAAAACGCCGTCGCAACAACCTGGGTGATATCTTTTCGTCAGATCAGAGAGGTTGACCCATTCGCTGCCCATCTCCTTTCATTCATGGCATGCATCGAACCAAAGGCAATTTCCCAATCGGTGCTGCCGCAGCGAGGGACGAAGCAACAACTGACCAGCTCAATTGGGACTTTATGCAGCTATGGCTTCTTGAGCAAATACGCTGGTGGTCAAATGCTCGAAATGCACCGTCTGGTACATCTGGCAACGAGGACCTGGACCAAGAGTGAACGCATCATGGAGCGCACGTCACGATTTTCTGCAGCGCATTTTGATCGAGTATTCCCGAATGGCAATTGGGAAGACCGTGAGCTGTGGCAGCAATATCTGCCGCATGCTCTGGTCATTGTCCGAGAACTCGAGGAGGACGCACCACCAAATTATCCATATCGCTTGATTCATTGCGTTGCAAGATGCCTGTGTCATGATGGCCGATATAGGGAGGCACTCGGGATACTCAAGCGGTCAGCTACGATAGAAGAGCAGCAATTTCCTGACAATTATATGCATCGATCCGAGCTCGCTGTTGCATACATGAATACTTTGCAACCCCGAGAGGTAATCAGACTTTCCGAGCCCCTTATTCAACACCCGATGAGAACATTGCCAGAAAACAACTTTGATCTACTCCAGATGCAATATTCGCTGGGATCAGCCTATCATATTGTTGGGGATCTCAAGAAGGCAGCTCAGCTGCTCGAGCATGTGGTAAAGCTGCAATCCGAGCTTTTGCCAGAGGAGCATCAGGGCCGACTGCAATCGGTAATTGAACTAGGTTTAGTGTACCAAGGAAACGGGCGGGGAGAGGAGTCAATCCGCCTTTTTGAGTCTGTGTTGACGGTAGCGAGAAGGTCCTTCGACGAAGACCATCCCCTGACCCTTAGGGCACAGCACGACCTTGCTCTGACCTACCGCAACGAAGGCAGAACCCAAGAGGCACTTGATCTGATTAAACATGTAGTAAGAATACGGCAAAGGACTCTGAGCGAGCATCATCCTGACCGACTGGCTTCGGAGGGTGAACTTGCACGACTATACCTAACAAGTGGGGAGATAGACGAGGCGACACGAATGCTTGAAACGCTGAAAGTCAGGGGAGACGCAGCACTCCCCAGCGGCCATGTCAGTCGGCTGCTTATAAACCAGCTTCTCGCCGAGGCCTACATAGCCAAACGTCGGGTTCCGGATGCTATCCATCTGCTTGAAGAGACCATGTCGCTAAGTGACGAGATAATGGGAGCCAACAAGTCTGTGCAAATGGACGCTGAGTGGTTGCTCGCGAAGACGTACTTCAACCGTGGTCAGCCGGGGAAGGCAGCGGAGCTCTTCCGTCACTTGATGGAAACTTGGAAAGAAACCTACGCTTTGGGCGATCTAAAGCTGCTTCGGTGCAAGTGGGAGCTCGCGTGGGCATACAGAGCCAATGGACAAACTGATAAAGCAGTgcaggagcttgaggagctggcAGATACTGAAGAGGAGTTTCGTCCGGAAGATACACTCATACGGTTGCGGACAAAACGAGCCCTTGGTCAGGCGTATCTGGACAATGGCCAGTGGATGGAGGCGGTTGACGTCCTGGAGAGGGTGGCGGCAACAAGTGCGAGGGTGAACGACCCGCGATTGCGCTTGGCGGATATATATGAGGAACTTTCGATCGCATACGGAGCTAGTGGACGTTTGGATGAGGCTGTCTGTGTCGATTTGCTTGGATAA
- a CDS encoding BTB domain-containing protein → MNPKSNSGMASVRENGDFTDFGILCGDERIDVHRVVISGQSPVFYRACTSRFSEATSRTYKIDEFPLAIVQRMVEYMYTGDYSSPDEDSTSEDNADHLPVLSVHTAMASLADKYDIKGLVALATERYTNTLKNDPDFEKFLDSVADIYRMPAEASQPLRDAAVEFARREARTAVDSWKGWDKFQEVLSDCPQFSKEFLCSIIQRPVMPILGHCGRCQQSGTKVPVEVLQCRCTNCGKTGATLDPQEWSFEGVLGL, encoded by the exons ATGAATCCCAAGTCTAATTCAGGAATGGCCAG CGTGCGCGAGAATGGCGACTTTACGGACTTTGGCATTCTCTGCGGAGACGAAAGAATCGATGTCCACAGAGTGGTTATTAGTGGTCAATCTCCCGTTTTCTACCGGGCATGTACGTCAAGATTCAGT GAGGCAACATCTCGAACCTACAAGATTGACGAGTTTCCTCTTGCCATTGTACAACGCATGGTAGAATACATGTACACGGGCGACTACTCCAGCCCCGATGAGGATAGCACCTCGGAAGACAATGCCGACCATCTGCCCGTCCTTTCGGTGCACACTGCTATGGCCTCTTTGGCAGACAAGTACGACATCAAAGGACTGGTAGCATTGGCAACGGAAAGGTACACCAACACCCTCAAGAACGACCCAGACTTTGAGAAGTTCCTTGACTCGGTCGCCGACATATACCGCATGCCCGCAGAAGCGTCTCAGCCACTTCGAGATGCGGCGGTGGAGTTTGCAAGACGTGAGGCCAGAACGGCTGTGGACTCGTGGAAAGGGTGGGACAAGTTCCAAGAAGTGCTGAGTGACTGCCCCCAGTTTTCCAAAGAGTTCCTGTGCTCGATTATTCAGCGCCCAGTGATGCCGATACTGGGGCATTGTGGCCGTTGCCAGCAGTCGGGGACCAAGGTGCCTGTGGAAGTGCTTCAGTGCCGCTGCACGAATTGTGGGAAGACAGGCGCAACGTTGGACCCTCAGGAATGGAGTTTTGAGGGCGTTCTCGGGTTGTAG